From one Myxococcales bacterium genomic stretch:
- a CDS encoding AbrB/MazE/SpoVT family DNA-binding domain-containing protein gives MIKKLSAVGNSLGLIIERPILELLDIDKDTELEVRTDGEALIIRPAKLTKKARIRASTKKMMGIHAETLRKLAK, from the coding sequence ATGATCAAGAAGCTCTCCGCCGTCGGCAACAGTCTCGGCCTCATCATCGAGCGCCCCATTCTCGAGCTGCTCGACATCGACAAGGACACCGAGCTTGAGGTCAGGACCGACGGCGAGGCGCTCATCATCCGGCCGGCGAAGCTGACGAAGAAGGCGCGCATCCGGGCCTCCACCAAGAAGATGATGGGCATTCACGCCGAGACCCTGCGGAAGCTCGCGAAGTGA
- a CDS encoding RNA ligase produces MEHRPYPKIPSRPDPSQSSPAGIWVATEKVHGAQVVVGCDGSETHIGKRKAWLADGEPFFGWQLLRAELAAAARGVHAALASPRAVRLYGELFGGAYPHPAVPPSPGISAVQTGIWYSPNLHFALFDVVVETAADDAAEFLAHSEVERLAAAHGLLVVPLVGRGPRSVVDALPIRAPTRVPAWFGLPPIEGNVAEGLVLKPDVRAAPSDRFVIKRKIVEFDDARFDEATPFEADVVLGVGELASHAARLVNDARVASARSKVGTALAAVLDEMVLDVLVDLEAAFPAALRALTPDQEAQLRDEIERLATEMSGLLPGR; encoded by the coding sequence ATGGAACACCGCCCCTACCCCAAGATCCCGTCGCGCCCCGACCCGTCGCAGTCGAGCCCCGCCGGCATCTGGGTCGCGACGGAAAAAGTTCACGGCGCCCAGGTCGTCGTGGGGTGCGACGGCAGCGAGACACACATCGGCAAACGCAAGGCCTGGCTCGCAGACGGCGAACCCTTCTTCGGCTGGCAGCTCCTCCGCGCAGAGCTCGCCGCCGCCGCGCGAGGCGTCCACGCGGCGCTCGCCTCGCCTCGCGCCGTTCGTCTCTACGGCGAGCTCTTCGGCGGCGCCTACCCGCACCCCGCCGTGCCGCCGAGTCCCGGGATATCGGCAGTGCAGACCGGCATCTGGTACTCGCCGAACCTGCACTTTGCCCTCTTCGACGTCGTCGTCGAGACGGCGGCCGACGACGCGGCCGAGTTCCTCGCCCACTCGGAGGTCGAACGGCTCGCGGCCGCCCACGGCCTCTTGGTCGTGCCGCTCGTCGGACGCGGACCTCGCAGCGTCGTCGATGCCCTCCCCATTCGAGCGCCAACGCGAGTTCCCGCATGGTTCGGGCTACCCCCCATCGAAGGCAACGTGGCCGAGGGGCTCGTACTAAAGCCCGACGTCCGTGCCGCGCCCAGCGACCGCTTCGTCATCAAACGCAAGATCGTCGAGTTCGACGACGCCCGCTTCGACGAGGCCACGCCCTTCGAAGCCGACGTCGTCCTCGGTGTTGGCGAGCTTGCTTCGCATGCCGCACGCCTGGTGAACGACGCTCGCGTCGCCTCCGCGCGTTCCAAGGTCGGGACGGCGCTCGCGGCGGTTCTCGACGAGATGGTCCTCGACGTGCTCGTCGATCTCGAGGCCGCCTTCCCGGCCGCGCTCCGTGCGCTCACGCCCGATCAGGAGGCGCAGCTGCGCGACGAGATTGAGCGGTTAGCGACCGAGATGAGCGGGCTATTGCCCGGCCGATAG
- a CDS encoding TetR/AcrR family transcriptional regulator, which translates to MVSRKEQKEETKKRILDVARAHFERHGFEAASFRAIAEEATVAVGTVALHFEDKRSLLHAALYDDLERAIALCLTRGRRGSLVTRLADIFEPAYAYYARRPELSRTLLESSLFAASPWKERFAGQAMRVHVRIVEVAETARDRGEIAKDADVTVFGAAVFSFYYMALIGWVQGQVAAPLPLFRSMVEQHVRGVTDAG; encoded by the coding sequence ATGGTCAGTCGCAAGGAGCAGAAGGAGGAGACGAAGAAGCGCATCCTCGACGTTGCGCGTGCGCATTTCGAGCGCCATGGCTTCGAGGCGGCGAGCTTTCGGGCGATCGCCGAGGAAGCGACGGTTGCCGTCGGAACCGTCGCGTTGCATTTCGAGGACAAGCGAAGCCTGCTGCACGCCGCGCTCTACGACGACCTCGAGCGCGCGATCGCGCTGTGCCTCACCCGCGGCAGACGCGGATCGCTCGTCACGCGCCTCGCGGACATCTTCGAGCCGGCGTACGCGTACTACGCGCGCCGTCCGGAGCTCTCGCGGACGCTTCTCGAGAGCTCGCTCTTCGCGGCCTCTCCGTGGAAGGAACGCTTCGCCGGCCAAGCCATGCGTGTCCACGTGCGCATTGTCGAGGTTGCGGAAACGGCGCGCGATCGAGGAGAGATCGCGAAGGACGCCGACGTGACCGTCTTCGGGGCGGCGGTCTTCTCCTTCTATTACATGGCGCTGATTGGGTGGGTCCAAGGGCAGGTCGCCGCGCCGTTGCCCCTCTTTCGTTCGATGGTCGAGCAACACGTACGCGGAGTGACCGATGCCGGATGA
- a CDS encoding type II toxin-antitoxin system death-on-curing family toxin — protein sequence MHAAQLEINGGSAGLRDRGLLESAVAQPQTSFGGELVHEGLFAMAAAYLFHIVSNHPFVDGNKRTGMLAAVVFLDVNGIGIDHPSDDLYELTMSVAEGRIDKSAIAAELERIAKSRT from the coding sequence ATGCACGCTGCGCAGCTCGAAATAAACGGCGGTTCGGCGGGCCTTCGCGATCGCGGGCTCCTGGAGTCCGCAGTCGCGCAGCCGCAGACGTCGTTCGGGGGCGAGCTCGTCCACGAGGGGCTGTTCGCGATGGCGGCGGCCTATCTGTTCCACATCGTGAGCAACCACCCGTTCGTCGACGGCAACAAGCGAACGGGGATGCTCGCCGCGGTCGTGTTCCTCGACGTGAACGGCATCGGCATCGATCATCCGTCCGACGACCTCTACGAGCTCACCATGAGCGTCGCCGAAGGCCGCATCGATAAGAGCGCCATCGCCGCCGAGCTCGAACGGATAGCGAAGTCGAGGACGTAG
- a CDS encoding ankyrin repeat domain-containing protein — translation MTASAGSDTIREMAGTDDVIALAFRQLDLAYGGTPRKPDAARNAVLRLPHVDARSTTPHHLQGTALHAVVRYATSDEVADATWRKTPGGERVSRRKFARELVVFILAQGATPDLRDAHHDTALHLASDGDPDILRLLIDHGFDPNATRPDGWTPLMRACGSRRVSAKNVELLLAAGADPKRRLPNGRTAVRMLGGKHREVAKLLAQSSAGPTEAKAPQPSRKPARDARLGNLDALYALVDEDDDGSLAAYKWLCAARDFGHAKASKLASDVLDACDEFDDDGFEQAHAHWELAVAYLEGGDGLPKHLDHARSHLAFAAKLLGRELASQCDAKGVRKRLADDAREVLDGFLPPPRVAAPKTPRKRAAARR, via the coding sequence GTGACGGCGTCTGCTGGATCGGACACCATTCGCGAGATGGCAGGTACGGACGACGTGATTGCGCTCGCGTTCCGACAGCTCGATCTTGCTTACGGAGGTACGCCGCGCAAGCCCGACGCGGCGCGGAATGCAGTGCTCCGCCTCCCGCATGTCGACGCGCGCAGCACGACCCCGCACCACCTCCAGGGGACGGCGCTGCACGCGGTCGTTCGCTACGCCACCAGCGACGAGGTCGCCGACGCGACCTGGCGCAAGACGCCGGGTGGTGAGCGCGTCTCGCGGCGCAAGTTCGCCCGCGAACTCGTTGTCTTCATCCTCGCGCAGGGCGCGACGCCGGATCTCCGCGACGCGCACCATGACACCGCCCTCCACCTCGCATCCGACGGCGATCCGGACATCCTCCGCCTCCTCATCGACCACGGCTTCGATCCCAACGCAACAAGGCCGGATGGCTGGACGCCGCTGATGCGGGCGTGCGGCTCCCGTCGCGTTAGCGCGAAGAACGTGGAGCTGTTGCTCGCCGCCGGCGCTGACCCCAAGCGCCGTCTCCCCAACGGACGTACCGCGGTGCGAATGCTGGGGGGCAAGCACAGGGAGGTCGCGAAGCTGCTCGCGCAGTCGAGTGCGGGCCCCACCGAGGCCAAGGCCCCGCAGCCGAGCCGCAAACCGGCACGCGATGCACGGCTCGGCAACCTCGATGCGCTCTACGCGCTCGTTGACGAGGACGACGATGGCAGCCTCGCGGCCTACAAGTGGCTTTGCGCAGCGCGCGACTTCGGGCACGCCAAGGCCTCCAAGCTCGCCAGCGACGTCCTCGATGCGTGCGACGAATTCGACGACGACGGGTTCGAGCAGGCCCACGCGCATTGGGAGCTCGCGGTCGCCTACCTCGAAGGCGGCGACGGCCTGCCCAAGCACCTCGACCATGCGCGCTCGCACCTCGCGTTCGCGGCCAAGCTGCTCGGCCGGGAGCTGGCTAGCCAGTGCGATGCGAAGGGCGTCCGCAAACGACTCGCCGACGACGCGCGCGAGGTCCTCGACGGATTCCTCCCGCCGCCACGCGTCGCGGCACCCAAGACGCCGCGCAAGCGCGCAGCCGCGCGCCGTTGA